The Streptomyces fungicidicus nucleotide sequence GTACGACGGGGGTACGGCGCCGGGGGCGCCCTGCGGTGCGGCGCCGCCCTGGTCGGGGCCGACCGCGGGGGCGGCCGGCTGGCGGGAGCGGTCGCCGTCGGCGGTGCGGGGCGGGGGCGCCTGCACGGAGCGGGCGAGGCCCCGCGCGACCGCCTCGTTGATGCTGCCCGCGAGCGGGACGGCCTCGGGCAGGCCCTGGTCGGTGAGGAGTTCGGCCAGCCCGCCGGCGTAGCCCTGGCCGACGGCGCGCACCTTCCAGGCGCCCTGCCGCCGGTAGAGCTCCAGGGCGACGACGGCCGTCTCGGCCTCCAGGCCGGTGATGGTGTAGCTGGCGACCTCGTCGCCGTCCAGGCCGGTGACGGCGACGAAGGGGGCCGCGACGGCGCCGAACCGGGCGGGTCCCGGGCCGCCGTCCGGGACGGGCAGGGCGAGCAGCACACTGACGCGGTGGACCGCGTCCGTCATGGCATCCAGGTCCACCGCGAGACGGTGGTCGGCTGCCGCCTGACGCGACACCTCCAGACCGGGCTGGGTGGGTGCGCCCGGGTGGGCCACCCACTCCACTCCGTGGATCCGGCCGGTCTCGTCACCGAGCGCGGCCGCGGCCACGACCGGCGTGCCGGCCGAGACCCGGATCTCCAGACGGGACTGGGAAAGCGGGTGGTTCTGTCCCCGCACCAGCTCGGCCGTCATCGCCTTCGTCCCCCCGTGTCGCGTGTGTGGCTGCGCAGATCGCCGTCGGTGCCTAGAGAACCGGCAGGATCGCCGGCATCAGGTCCTGGAAGGTGCGGCCGTTGGCCGGGTTGCCGAGGGCCGTCATCGTCCAGCCCGAACCCGAGCGGTGCACCTTGGCCATGATCTGGGCCGTGTAGGCCCCGCCGCCGGCCAGCGTGTAGCGGGCGAGCTCCTGGCCGTTGGTCTCGTCGACGAGGCGGCAGAACGCGTTCTGCACCTCCTGGAAGGTCTGGCCCGTGAAGGAGTTCACGGTGAAGACGATCTGGTCGATGTGGACCGGGACCCGGGAGAGGTCGACGAGGACGGCCTCGTCGTCGCCGCCCTGGCCGACACCGCCGACGAGGTTGTCGCCGGTGTGGCGCACGGAGCCGTCGTCGCTCACCAGGTGACGGAAGAAGACGACGTCGACCGGCTGCTTGTCGGCGAACAGGACGGCGGAGGCGTCCAGGTCGATCTCGCGGGTGCGCGAGCCGAACAGGCCACGACGGGGAGCCGCCTGCCAGCCGAGACCCATGCGCACGGCGGTCAGGCTGCCTCCGTCGTTCTTCTGCAGACTGATGGCCTGACCCTTGGTCATGTTGACGGTCACGCGCTGATTCCCCTCTCGAACTGTCCCCTGTTGCCGCGCGATCGCGGTTGACCAGAACCCTACGCAGGGGCACTGACAGTGACGTACCCAGGGCCGCACTTTGTGTCGTTCTTGCAACACACCGTGCGCGGCCGTCAGGAGAGACCGGCCTCCTGCATCTGCCGCAGCTCCTTCTTCATCTCGGACACCTCGTCGCGCAGCCGGGCCGCGATCTCGAACTGGAGGTCCGCGGCGGCGGTCCGCATCCGCGCGGTGAGCTCCTCGATCTGCTCGGTGAGCTCGGCGGCGGGGCGGTCGGTCGGCACGGTCTCGGCGGCCCTGCCCTTGGCGCTCTTCGCTCCCTTGGCCGCCTTGCCGCCGAGGGAGGGGACGGGCGCCTTGGTACCGCCGCCGTCCTTCTTGGCCTGGCGGTAGCCGGAGCCGAGCAGCTGCTCGGTGTCGATGTCCTCGCGGGCGATCTGCGCCACGATGTCGTTGATCTTCTTGCGCAGCGGCTGCGGGTCGATGCCGTTCGCCGTGTTGTACGCGACCTGCTTCTCCCGGCGGCGGTTGGTCTCGTCGATGGCCTTCTCCATCGCCGGGGTGATCTTGTCGGCGTACATGTGCACCTGGCCGGAGACGTTGCGCGCCGCGCGGCCGATGGTCTGGATCAGGGAGGTGCCGGAGCGCAGGAAGCCCTCCTTGTCGGCGTCGAGGATGGCCACCAGGGACACCTC carries:
- a CDS encoding TerD family protein, which translates into the protein MTVNMTKGQAISLQKNDGGSLTAVRMGLGWQAAPRRGLFGSRTREIDLDASAVLFADKQPVDVVFFRHLVSDDGSVRHTGDNLVGGVGQGGDDEAVLVDLSRVPVHIDQIVFTVNSFTGQTFQEVQNAFCRLVDETNGQELARYTLAGGGAYTAQIMAKVHRSGSGWTMTALGNPANGRTFQDLMPAILPVL